ATACGACATCACCGCGGATCCCCGCGGTCCCAAACAGTTCCATACCGGCGATGCGGAAGCCGACCGTATAATTCTCTCGTTCGCACGCGAGAGTACCAATTGAAACGGTTTACACACTGATCGCCTGACAGCAGTGCGATCAGGTATGCATTGATTTTCAATGGCTACGATACTTCAGGGTCGCTGTGTCGACGAGTAGACGAGAACGATGGCTACCGTCGGTCCAAACGGCGCAAAAGAACGTGAACTGCCCGGGTTACAGCAGTTCGTCGAAGTCGTAGCCGTTGATGTCGACGCCCTCGCTCGTGACGTCGGCGAGGTAGATGCCGTTGCCGGAGCCGGTGTCACGCTCAGCGGCGGCCTTGATGGAGGCGGCGGCGACCTCCTTGGCCTCCTCGTTGGTCATATCTTCCTCGTAGCGGTCTTCGAGTGTCCCGTACGCGACGGTAAGCCCGGAGCCGGTGACGGTGTAGTCGTCTTTCATGACGCCGCCGGCCGGGTCGATGGAGTAGACGTGGTGGCCGTCGTCGTCGACGCCGCCGAGGATCGGATTGATAGCGAAGAAGGGGCCGCCGCGGGCGAAGTTACCGGCCAGCGTCGAGAGAGCCTTCATACTGATATCCTCACCGCGGCGTGCTTCGTAGAGATTGACCTCCGCGCGAAGCGTCCGGATGAACGACTGTGCGCCCCCGACGCTCCCAACGAGGGTCAGCGCCGCCGTGGGGTGAATCTGCTCGACTTTCTGAACGTTCTTGTTCGAGACGAAGCGACCACCAAGCGAGGCGCGCATATCTGTCGCGATGACGACGCCGTCGGACGTGCTGATACCGATAGTGGTGGTCCCGGTCTTGTTCACCGTCTCCGAATCCTGTGTGGACTGTGCGGGGAGCTCGCCGACTTCGGGTGCGTACGGGTCGCTCTGGAACTCGTCAGCAGCCTGGGGTCCAGAAAGATCCGGCCCCGGAGTCATATCTCGCATTACTGTGGGATACTAGTCGGGCGCTGATAAAACCTCTTTTCCTGATGAGCCTGACCGCCACCGCCGGCAGGCTCAGCCGGCTGTCCCGTCTTACGCGCTCGCCTGATCGTAGGCCTCGTTGAGTCCTGACACGGCCCGGTCTATCGGCAGTCGGAGTCCGAACCGCTCCGTGAGCATCGCTACCGGTAGCAGCACGATGCCCAGCAGCAGGGTGAGTTGATACAGTGCGAACAGCGTTACGGTGTACAGTCGAGCTACCATCTTCCTCGGTCGTTTCAGAGAGAGACTTGTATATAAGTCTTGCTGCCACATTTCAGTTAAAAATTATTGATTATGAAGTATAGATGGGCTGCCGTCTTGCGGTTTGCTGAGACGGCCGAGAAGACGGACAACCAACCGGACAACTCTCTGGACAAATATAATAGGAGGATGAGTCAGACGGCTGGTTCGCATAAGTTATAGAGATAGTAACGGTGACGTGCGCAACAGAAGCGAATCAAAACTATCGAATAGTCGGGCCACGAGAGCTAGTGTATGAACTACCTCGTGGCGATGGAAGCAGCCTGGCTGGTTCGTGATGTAGACGACATTGACGACGCTATCGGTGTCGCAGTGAGCGAAGCGGGGAAGCGGCTCAACGAAGCCGAGATGGACTACGTCGAGGTCGAGGTCGGCGCGACCGGCTGCCCGGCCTGTGGCGAACCGTTCGACTCGGCGTTCATCGCGGCCGACACGGCGCTCGTCGGACTGGTACTCGAGATGGATGTGTTCAACGCTGAGTCCCCGGAACACGCACAGCGGATCGCCAAGAGCGAAATCGGCGGCGCACTCCGAGATGTCCCGCTGAAAGTCGTTGAGGTATTCGAGACCGAGGCCGACGAGGACGAAGCCGAAGCCGAAGCATAACTGAAGCCCGCCTTGATCCGCTTTCCGCGGTAGCCGTGGGCTTTTTATATTACCTCTGGTAATTAGCGGATATGGACTTACCGACGCCACAGGACCTGCGGGAACGCCGCAACGAACTCGGGCTGACCCAGAGTGAACTGGCGGAACGCGCTGACGTCTCCCAACCCCTTATCGCTCGTATCGAAGGTGGTGATGTGGACCCGCGGCTGTCGACACTCCGTCGCATCGTGACTGCTCTCGAAGAGGCCGAGGGTGGCATCATCAAAGCCCGCGACCTGATGAACTCGCCTGTCGTCGGCGTTGCGCCCGACGATTCCGTCCACCAGACGAAAGACGTGATGGACGAGAAGGGGTACTCACAGGTTCCCGTCATCCGGGATGGGGCACCGCAGGGACTCATCGGTAACTCAGATATCCGCCAGCGGCCCGAGGAGAACGTCGGCGACCTTCCAGTGGCTGAAGTGATGAACGAGTCTATCGCGACCGTTGAGCCCGATGCCCCTATCGACGAAGTCGACGCTTACTTGAACCATAATGCCGCTGTGATGGTCGTTGAAGATGGAGAAACTATCGGTGTCATAACCGAAGCGGACATCGCGCGTACGGTCAGCTAACTCTGATTCTCACAAACGCAAATAGGGATAGTGGGCTCGTACTCCCCGTAGGAGGGGCTTAATACCGAAAACAGTGTCAGGGGTATATGTCTATTCTCACCAACGATAGATGTACTCACATGGCTAATCCCAGCGACCCACTGTATGCCGAACTCGAAAAGGCACTCGAAACCGCTGAAACTGAAGCGGCCAGATATCACATCCGACAGGCACTCCAGATTCGGATTGCGGAAGAGACTGCCGGCAAAGACATCTTATCAGTCTGAACGCGTCCGACGAGCACCCGTCGCGCCGCTCACCCAGTGAGTTCGAGGCCGCGAATCGAGACCGCCTCGTCGCCGTCAACCACTTCGCCGATGACGCGAGCGTCCTCGCTGTCCTCGACGATTTCCGCAGCGTCGGCCTCGGGGACCGCAGCGACGAACCCTGTCCCCATGTTGAACGTTCGGTGCATCTCATCGTCAGAGACCTCGCCTTCGCTCTGGACGAACTCGAAGACGGGCTGTGCCTCGAAGGGGTCCGTTATTTCGTAACGGTGGTCACCCATCCGCGTGAGATTAGTCCAGCCGCCGCCGGTGACGTGTGCGGCCGCATGGGTCTCGCTGGCCCGGAGCGGGGCCAGCACCTCGCTGTATATCCGGGTCGGCTCCAGCAGTTCCTCGGCGATGGTCCGGTCCGGGTTCGGCGGGAACGGGTCGGTGTACTCGTGGTCCTGTGTGACTGCCTCGCGGGCGAGCGTGAGTCCGTTCGAGTGGATGCCCGAGGAGGGCCAGCCGACGATGGCGTCGCCGGGCTCAGCCTCGCCGGGGAAGACGGCGTCTTTCGGGGCCAGGCCGGCGCAGGTCCCGGCGATGTCCAGCCCCTTGATCACGTCCGGCATCACGGCGGTTTCGCCGCCGACCAGCGCCACGCCGGCCCGTTCGGCCCCTGTCCGGAGCCCCGCGCCGATGTCCTCGCTCGTCCCCTCGTCGGGCGTCTCGACCGCGAGGTAGTCGACGAAGGCGACCGGCTCGACGCCGGTCGCGATGAGGTCGTTGGCGTTCATCGCGATGCAGTCGATGCCGATAGTCGAGTAGTCGTCGACGGCCTCGGCGACGAGAAGTTTCGTTCCGACGCCGTCCGTCGCGAGCGCGAGGTACTGGTCGCCGATGTCCACCAGCCCCGCGTAGTCACCTTCAAACTCGCCGGCCGCGCCGATAAGCGCCTTTGTCGCTGCCTCGCTCGCATCGATATCTACACCAGTTTCCGCGTACGTCAGTCCCTCCTCGCCCTCGGTGTCGTCTGCGGACTCGGACTCGCTGTCGGTCATACCCGAGAGCGCGCGTGGCGCGGGCAAAAGAGCGTCGTTCCCGTCCGTCTCAGAGGACGAACAGCGCGCCGACCGCGAGGAGAATCGACGGCACCGCCACGAGGAGGAACACCGGCGTGCTCCACTCCCGGACCGTCCGGCCGTCCAGCGGGCCGAAGGGCAGCATGTTGAAGCCGGCGAGCAGGAGATTGATCTGCAGCCCCATGCGGGCAACCTCCCAGAGGAAGCCGCTCGTACTCGACAGGAGCGCCGCGACGAACGGGACGAGGAAGACGGCGGCGAGCGCGAGGTTCGTCACCGGGCCGGCGACGGCGATGAGGCCGTGTTGCTTGGCCGTCAGGCGACCGCGGTGGACGACCGCGCCGGGCGCGGCAAACAGGAAGCCGACGAGGCCGCCCAGAACCGCGAACCCCAGCATCTTGTAGTCGGCCTTGAACGCGGCTATCTGACCGAACCGGACGGCGACGACCTTGTGCGCGAGTTCATGGAGCAGAAACCCGATACCGACGGTCAGCAGGCTGACCGCGAAGGTGCTGGCGATTTCGGCCCCCGAGAGGCCGCCGAACTGGCCGAAGACGATGCGGCGGAACTGCCGTTCGAGGAAGAACGTAAACGCCAGTCCGAGCGCGAGCCAGGCGACGAGGAGGTCCCGGAGTTCGCGCCCGCTGAAACTGAGGCCGCCGATGGTCCGGTCCGCGGTCGTTCGCTGTCGTCGACCCGCCATCAGAGTACCCCCACGAGTATCTGCGTCCCTTCGCGGACACCCTGCCAGAGCAGGCGGGAAACGCCCTGCATCCCGCCGATGTCTGACGAGATGTACGGGATTAACACCGGGAAGACGACGTACGAGGCGATGGCGCTGCCGACGTTCGTCAGCGCGACAACGAGAATCAGACGGAACAGCGGCACCGCACGCATCCGGCTGACGAGGTCCATCACCGGAGATTCCTGATCGTTGAGTATCTCGTTGAGCGTCGCGATGTCGCTGATGTTGACCGAGATGTACCGCAGTTCGACGTAGCCCGCGAACCAGCCGGCC
This genomic window from Haloarcula rubripromontorii contains:
- a CDS encoding DUF555 domain-containing protein; translated protein: MNYLVAMEAAWLVRDVDDIDDAIGVAVSEAGKRLNEAEMDYVEVEVGATGCPACGEPFDSAFIAADTALVGLVLEMDVFNAESPEHAQRIAKSEIGGALRDVPLKVVEVFETEADEDEAEAEA
- the purM gene encoding phosphoribosylformylglycinamidine cyclo-ligase, which encodes MTDSESESADDTEGEEGLTYAETGVDIDASEAATKALIGAAGEFEGDYAGLVDIGDQYLALATDGVGTKLLVAEAVDDYSTIGIDCIAMNANDLIATGVEPVAFVDYLAVETPDEGTSEDIGAGLRTGAERAGVALVGGETAVMPDVIKGLDIAGTCAGLAPKDAVFPGEAEPGDAIVGWPSSGIHSNGLTLAREAVTQDHEYTDPFPPNPDRTIAEELLEPTRIYSEVLAPLRASETHAAAHVTGGGWTNLTRMGDHRYEITDPFEAQPVFEFVQSEGEVSDDEMHRTFNMGTGFVAAVPEADAAEIVEDSEDARVIGEVVDGDEAVSIRGLELTG
- the psmB gene encoding archaeal proteasome endopeptidase complex subunit beta, translating into MRDMTPGPDLSGPQAADEFQSDPYAPEVGELPAQSTQDSETVNKTGTTTIGISTSDGVVIATDMRASLGGRFVSNKNVQKVEQIHPTAALTLVGSVGGAQSFIRTLRAEVNLYEARRGEDISMKALSTLAGNFARGGPFFAINPILGGVDDDGHHVYSIDPAGGVMKDDYTVTGSGLTVAYGTLEDRYEEDMTNEEAKEVAAASIKAAAERDTGSGNGIYLADVTSEGVDINGYDFDELL
- a CDS encoding site-2 protease family protein, with amino-acid sequence MAGRRQRTTADRTIGGLSFSGRELRDLLVAWLALGLAFTFFLERQFRRIVFGQFGGLSGAEIASTFAVSLLTVGIGFLLHELAHKVVAVRFGQIAAFKADYKMLGFAVLGGLVGFLFAAPGAVVHRGRLTAKQHGLIAVAGPVTNLALAAVFLVPFVAALLSSTSGFLWEVARMGLQINLLLAGFNMLPFGPLDGRTVREWSTPVFLLVAVPSILLAVGALFVL
- a CDS encoding CBS domain-containing protein, whose product is MDLPTPQDLRERRNELGLTQSELAERADVSQPLIARIEGGDVDPRLSTLRRIVTALEEAEGGIIKARDLMNSPVVGVAPDDSVHQTKDVMDEKGYSQVPVIRDGAPQGLIGNSDIRQRPEENVGDLPVAEVMNESIATVEPDAPIDEVDAYLNHNAAVMVVEDGETIGVITEADIARTVS